The following coding sequences lie in one Candidatus Eisenbacteria bacterium genomic window:
- a CDS encoding flavodoxin domain-containing protein yields MAKRVLIVYATKHGATEEIAERIAGVLREAGLPVDLFSAVRAADPAGYDAVVLGASVYMGRWRKEGAAFLKENAAALAGRPVWVFSSGPTGEGDPKELVKGRLFPEKLRPLLDGIGPREITVFLGAIDVKKLGRFERWIVRNVKAPVGDFRDWAAVDRWAGRIAEALLRNRS; encoded by the coding sequence ATGGCGAAACGCGTTTTGATCGTCTACGCCACGAAGCACGGGGCGACCGAGGAAATCGCCGAGCGCATCGCCGGAGTGCTGCGCGAGGCGGGTCTACCGGTCGATCTGTTTTCCGCGGTGCGCGCGGCCGACCCGGCCGGATACGACGCGGTGGTGCTCGGCGCATCGGTGTACATGGGGCGTTGGAGGAAAGAAGGGGCGGCATTCCTCAAGGAGAACGCGGCGGCGCTCGCCGGACGCCCCGTCTGGGTGTTCTCCAGCGGACCGACCGGGGAGGGGGATCCGAAGGAGCTTGTGAAGGGGCGGCTCTTCCCCGAGAAGCTGCGGCCCCTTCTCGACGGGATCGGACCGCGGGAGATCACCGTTTTCCTCGGCGCGATCGACGTGAAGAAACTGGGGCGGTTCGAGAGGTGGATCGTGCGGAATGTGAAGGCGCCCGTGGGTGATTTCCGGGATTGGGCCGCCGTCGACCGTTGGGCCGGGAGGATCGCGGAGGCGCTTCTTCGGAATCGGTCTTGA
- a CDS encoding catalase: MKKKKKQLTTSAGIPVGDNQNSLTAGPRGPLLVQDWQLFEKHAHFNRERIPERVVHAKGSGAYGTFTVTGDITKFTKASLFSEIGKKTECFVRFSTVAGERGAADAERDVRGFAMKFYTDEGNWDLVGNNTPVFFVRDPYKFPDFIRTQKRDPKTNLRSATAMWDFWSLSPESLHQVTILFSDRGLPKSYRHMNGYGSHTYSLINAGGERFWVKFHFKTLQGIQTLTGEEAARIVGEDRESHQRDLFEAIEKKEFPKWRLMVQVMPEMDAEKTPYNPFDLTKVWPHGDYPLIEVGVMELNRNPENYFADVEQSAFSPGNVVPGIGHSPDKMLQFRVVSYADAHRYRLGVNYDSLPVNKPRVETNTYHRDGKMRFDGNGGGSVPYEPNSFGGPVEDHRFKEPPLRISGDADRYDHREGNDDYTQAGNLYRLLPEDQKKRLHAAIAGAMCCVPEEIVERQLGHFAKADPAYAKGVRAAMKKK; the protein is encoded by the coding sequence ATGAAGAAAAAAAAGAAGCAACTCACCACCTCGGCGGGGATCCCCGTCGGAGACAACCAGAACTCGCTGACCGCCGGACCGCGCGGGCCGCTTCTGGTTCAGGACTGGCAGCTCTTCGAGAAGCACGCCCACTTCAATCGGGAACGGATCCCCGAGCGGGTGGTGCACGCGAAGGGCTCGGGCGCGTACGGCACCTTCACCGTCACCGGCGACATCACGAAATTCACCAAGGCCTCGCTCTTCTCCGAGATCGGGAAGAAGACGGAGTGCTTCGTTCGCTTCTCCACCGTCGCCGGAGAGCGGGGCGCCGCCGACGCCGAGCGGGACGTCCGGGGCTTCGCCATGAAGTTCTACACCGACGAGGGGAACTGGGACCTGGTGGGGAACAACACGCCGGTCTTCTTCGTCCGCGACCCTTACAAGTTTCCCGATTTCATTCGTACCCAAAAGAGAGATCCCAAAACCAATTTGCGGAGCGCGACCGCCATGTGGGACTTCTGGTCCCTCTCCCCGGAGAGCCTCCACCAGGTGACGATCCTCTTTTCCGACCGCGGCCTGCCGAAGAGTTACCGCCACATGAACGGCTACGGGAGCCACACCTACAGCCTCATCAACGCCGGGGGGGAGCGGTTCTGGGTCAAGTTTCATTTCAAGACGTTGCAGGGGATCCAGACCCTGACCGGCGAAGAAGCGGCGCGCATCGTCGGCGAGGACCGGGAGAGCCATCAACGGGACCTCTTCGAGGCGATCGAGAAGAAGGAATTCCCGAAATGGCGCCTCATGGTTCAGGTGATGCCGGAGATGGACGCGGAGAAGACTCCCTACAATCCCTTCGACCTGACGAAGGTTTGGCCCCACGGCGATTACCCGCTGATCGAGGTGGGCGTGATGGAGCTGAACAGGAACCCCGAGAACTACTTCGCCGACGTGGAGCAGTCCGCTTTCTCTCCGGGGAACGTGGTTCCCGGCATCGGGCACAGCCCGGACAAGATGCTTCAGTTCCGCGTCGTCTCCTACGCCGACGCGCACCGGTATCGTTTGGGCGTGAACTACGACAGCCTGCCGGTCAACAAGCCGCGCGTGGAAACGAACACCTATCACCGGGACGGCAAGATGCGCTTCGACGGCAACGGCGGCGGTTCGGTTCCCTATGAACCGAACAGCTTCGGCGGGCCGGTGGAGGACCACCGTTTCAAGGAGCCGCCGCTCCGGATCTCCGGCGACGCGGACCGTTACGACCACCGGGAGGGGAACGACGATTACACCCAGGCGGGTAATCTCTACCGGCTTCTTCCCGAGGACCAGAAGAAGCGTCTCCACGCCGCGATCGCCGGGGCGATGTGCTGCGTGCCGGAAGAGATCGTGGAGCGCCAGCTCGGGCACTTCGCGAAAGCCGATCCGGCCTACGCGAAAGGCGTTCGGGCGGCGATGAAGAAAAAGTAG
- a CDS encoding methylated-DNA--[protein]-cysteine S-methyltransferase → MTPSTPLHYLTRSSRFGEFAILWIECARRPAVRRILLPSGLGPAGIEALFPGARAGDDPVVDALAREIEAAIGGAPIRFALSRVDLESCGAFQRRVLEAEHAIPRGWVASYGGIAARIGAPRAARAVGRALATNPFPVVVPCHRAVRGDGGLGGFQGGVEMKRALLEMEGVAVSPEGRVIRPRLFYTGSGASNGPHGNAGKRTGNP, encoded by the coding sequence ATCACGCCATCCACTCCCCTGCATTACCTGACCCGATCCTCGCGATTCGGAGAATTCGCGATTCTCTGGATCGAGTGCGCGCGCCGTCCGGCCGTCCGAAGGATCCTTCTTCCGAGCGGGTTGGGACCGGCCGGAATCGAAGCCCTCTTTCCGGGGGCGCGGGCGGGCGACGATCCGGTCGTGGACGCGCTCGCGCGGGAGATCGAGGCGGCCATCGGTGGAGCGCCGATCCGCTTCGCCCTCTCCCGAGTCGATTTGGAATCGTGCGGTGCGTTTCAAAGGAGGGTGTTGGAGGCGGAGCACGCGATCCCGAGGGGATGGGTGGCGTCCTACGGAGGGATCGCGGCGCGCATCGGCGCGCCCCGCGCCGCCCGGGCCGTCGGGCGGGCTCTGGCGACCAATCCCTTTCCGGTCGTGGTCCCCTGCCACCGCGCCGTTCGGGGGGACGGCGGGCTCGGCGGTTTCCAGGGCGGCGTGGAGATGAAGCGCGCCCTCCTGGAGATGGAGGGGGTGGCGGTTTCACCGGAGGGACGGGTGATCCGCCCCCGGCTCTTCTACACCGGGAGCGGTGCGTCGAACGGTCCGCATGGAAACGCCGGGAAGAGAACCGGGAACCCATAG